Proteins encoded in a region of the Deinococcus aerius genome:
- a CDS encoding Uma2 family endonuclease, translating into MTESVLRKISEEEYLRTEELSPIRREYVDGFVYAHAGASLPHNRISSNIGRVLLNATRGGPCWSYANDMKVRVNRLGQLRYYYPDLVVVCEPHEDLKQAETRPCLIVEILSESTRQVDMTYKAHDYLSLPSLQGYLLVDSEERAAELYRRTPNGWQVETVEDGVRLPCLDVELRMDEVYEGARL; encoded by the coding sequence ATGACCGAATCCGTCCTGCGAAAAATCAGCGAGGAGGAGTACCTGCGGACCGAAGAGCTGAGCCCGATTCGGCGGGAATACGTGGACGGTTTCGTCTACGCTCACGCCGGGGCGAGCCTGCCCCACAACCGCATCTCCTCCAACATCGGGCGGGTGCTGCTCAACGCCACGCGCGGCGGGCCCTGCTGGTCCTACGCCAATGACATGAAAGTGCGCGTGAACCGCCTTGGGCAACTTCGCTACTACTATCCCGATCTCGTCGTGGTCTGCGAGCCGCACGAGGACCTGAAGCAGGCTGAAACTCGCCCCTGCCTCATCGTGGAAATTCTGAGCGAGTCCACCCGGCAGGTGGACATGACCTACAAGGCACACGATTACCTGAGCCTGCCCAGTCTGCAAGGCTACCTGCTCGTGGACAGCGAGGAGCGGGCCGCCGAACTCTACCGCCGAACCCCGAATGGGTGGCAGGTCGAGACGGTGGAGGACGGGGTGCGGCTGCCGTGCCTGGACGTGGAGTTGAGGATGGACGAGGTGTATGAGGGGGCGAGGCTGTAA